The DNA window TAGAATTGCTCATCCATGTTGCGATGGCGGTTAAGAAAATTTAATACTTCATCGAATAATAACAGAACAGGTTTATTCACCGCTTTAAATACCCGGATCAATGCTTCGGTGCCGGGGGGGATGGTTTTTGCGGATTCACCAAGTTCTTTAATACCGGCATCTCCTGCAAGCTGAAAGGCTATATCCAGCCATGGTGTCTCCCTGCCGGGAGTGGGGTCCCAAGAATTGCCGACAAAGGCGGCGACTTTTGCCTCAGGTACACTTGAGAGATTTGCTTCCTTTAGAAGTTCTGCTACGCCTGAATAATCAGCGGCCTTTTTAGCAGAAGTTACCAGGTGATAAAGTGTGGTAAGGGTATGGGTTTTCCCTCCGCCAAATTGAGTAATGAGGGTCATTACCGGGGCGGTGTTGGCGGTTTTGCCGGATAAACGGCGCAACACCATAGCGGTATGTTCCCGCAAGGCGCGGGTAAAACAGGTACGAGAAAAGAACTGTCCGGGGTCACTGTAATCTTCGGGGGCTGTTTTGTTAATTACCTGTTCAAGATGGATGGCAAATTCGTCAGGGTTAAAGGAACGCCCCTCGCGGACTTCCTTTCGGGGAATTGCAACATTATACCAGTATTCCATTTCCAGTTCCTTTTAAAAACAAATACAAATTTTTACCTCGGCATTGCCAACAACATGGCATCCAACAAACGTTTTTCTTCACTACTTGACGGGTATAGGGCAGAAAGGGCGTTAGAAAGACGCAAGAAATCGGGACCACGTTCTTGTTCGGATTTTAGCATGGAACGAAGGCCATTGGTCTGACCTGAAGCCTGAAGCAGCATTGCGGCATGAACACGATCCAGAGTGGTAGCCTGCTGTTGATGAATGAATTCAATATCGCCCAAAGAAGATGAACCTGCCCTTTTTCGTCCGCGAATATGAGGGGTGGACGGTATATCGAAATCAGGAAACAGGGATAGCTGTAGGGCTTGGACAGGATCGCGTTCCAGTTCCTGCGCTACTGCTTGAGCACCTTCATCACCGAAAAGTTGTTTTGCCCGCTCGGTTACCGGGATCAGGCGGACATCGCTTTTTATGGTTTCTATGATACGGCCTTCCCATTTATGCAGATCCACGCCGAGAGGCTGGGCAAAACGGCGGGCTACATCGTAGGTAAGGGTAAAGCCGTTTTTCTTTTTACTACCTGTGTCATCATCATCTTCTTCGTCAGTTGAAGATAAACCGTTTCCCTGTCCGGTAGTACCGCTATCAGGAGAATCACCGCTAGAATTATTATTGGAAGCCTGTAATGTCCACAAAAACAAAGCGGTTAAACGGGCATCTTCTTCAAGCGCCCCTGCGGCTCCGTTACGGGCTTTTGCTTCTGCGGTTCCCAGGACTTGTTCAAGAGCCGAGCGGCCTACTACTTCCCAAACTTTTTCGAGATAACGGGTAAGGGTGACTTCACTCCCATCGGCGGTTTCGACCTTGCTGTACTTGCTAAATATTTCCAGCGCTGGGCCAATACAGGCAAAAATAAGATCCGCGCCGCGGATACCTTCTCCCTGAAGCCGTTCCATCCATTCGCCGACACGTCGGGGAAGTTCCCCCAGAATCTTATCCCAATCGCCAATGGGAGCGTCCTCAGGGCGTGGACGGCAAACAAGGTGTACACTGGTTTCTAGTGCCGCAAAGCCCTGACCGCGCATACGCTGACGACGTTCTGTGGCTATAGGCCAAGAACCCGTGGTACACCAGCCAGCTTGAACAAAGAGCAGAAACCAAGGCCTCCCAGCGGTCGGTCTCTTTATGGGCAAAGACAAAAGAAGCAACACCATCTTCCCGAATGATACGCTTCATTTGGGTAAAAGCCTGCCTCATACCGTATTCATACCATTGACGGTCATGTACACCACCTTCGGAAACGGCACGATTTTCGGTAAGCTCACGAGCCTTTTCGGTCTGCCCAGCAGCAAAGGATTTAGCCAGCCTTTCCTTAAGCCCAAGATGAAGATATCCGTAAAAAAAATCAGAAAGGTGGGCATACGGAATTTGATTTGCATAGGGCGGATCGGTAAAGATGATATCCACCGATTCATCGGGCAATACCGGGTCCAAGGCATTTGCCAACAAGGGAGAAACTGGATGTGGATGGGTACTCGTAAGCAAATGAAGAGCGCTTTGGATACTGCGGACCGAATACCCTAATCCATCGCAATTATTACTTAATGGATTACTTTCCACAAAATCGGCGCGAAACGGAATACCCGAACCCTGTATAAATATAGATTTTACACCTTCTGAAAGCCAGACACAAAGTGAAGTATGATACTGACTGTTATCGGAATAAGCGATATAGAGGCAGGCGGCTAAAGCGTTGAACAGTTCTTTATCATGTATCTTTTTTTGCGCTCCCCGTAGGGCATCTTCAATTATTTCATGAATAATCCAGCGTGAAAATTTCTGACGAGGTGCGAGAACATCTTCCCATGTTTTTATTCCATAAGGTCCAGGAGGAAAAGCCCGTGTGTCATTCTGTGGGAAAGAAGGCATTTCAAAATGAATAGACTTTGCTTTTTCTGCAGCCTTATTAAAGGCTTCAAAGTCTCTTGCAGTTGGTTTAAAATAATCCTTTTTGCCATTAGTACCTTCGCGGGCTATCGCGAAAAGTATTGCATCATCGGATCCGCTGTGTTTGTCCCTCAACTGAGCCTGTACCCGCTCGCGTTGAGTTACCACATGGCACTTCGGACAGGTTGCCTTCATTTTGGCAACCGTACCTTTTTCAATTTCACCATCATTATTGTAGGAAAAAATATCGATAGATGGCTCCGTTGATCCGGAAGGGTATTTAATACGCAAAGCCTTTTTTCGTTGTTTCGATATTGAAAGCTGCAGACCGCGAATTAACGGGATAGTAACGCCGCAGTTTGATCCTTCACACTTGACAGTTCTTGCCCAGAGGTACGCAAGGGGTTTCCGCCCCTGATCATCAGCGGGGTAATATACCGCAAGGCGTTTTTCCGTTTCTTTTAATACCCAATCGGACCAGATATCAAATTGTTTAGTAAGCTCGGTTCCCTTTCGGGGGCACCATTCCAGGGCGATTTTTAAGAGGAGCCATGCGACAGGATTAAGATCGCTGGAAGTAACTTCGCAACCCAAACGCTGGGCTTCAAGCGGGATGGAACCACCACCTGAGAAGGGGTCAAGCACATGGGGATCGTTTCCGTAGGCTGCTTTGATGAGATCATGGGCGGTAGAAACAAATCCGGCAGTATTGACAGAATCCCAGGGGGCGATTTTGGAGACAAAATTAAATAGGGCTTTTTGAAGATCCTTATCTTTTGGGCCTATTTTTTCACTCGATAAAGCTTCTATAGCCTTGTTTTTAAATTCTTTCGGGCAGGCAGCATCACATGGATCAGGCAACAATAATGTTAAGAGCAAAGAACGGCAGGCAGATAAAGGACGGCGAGCCCACCATGAATGGAGCAAAGAAATATGCCCGCTTTCGATGCGGGTTTTACGGTTATTTTCTTCTACACAGGCTAAGTTTACAATCGACAGGGGGAAGTCCACTTCCGCAAGACGTTTACATTCTTTAGGTATCATTTTGATTCTCCGTAGTGCGGAGGATTTTCATGCACTTCCATAGGTTTGGTCATGGCATTAATTGCAAGA is part of the Treponema primitia ZAS-1 genome and encodes:
- a CDS encoding DUF1156 domain-containing protein, translating into MIPKECKRLAEVDFPLSIVNLACVEENNRKTRIESGHISLLHSWWARRPLSACRSLLLTLLLPDPCDAACPKEFKNKAIEALSSEKIGPKDKDLQKALFNFVSKIAPWDSVNTAGFVSTAHDLIKAAYGNDPHVLDPFSGGGSIPLEAQRLGCEVTSSDLNPVAWLLLKIALEWCPRKGTELTKQFDIWSDWVLKETEKRLAVYYPADDQGRKPLAYLWARTVKCEGSNCGVTIPLIRGLQLSISKQRKKALRIKYPSGSTEPSIDIFSYNNDGEIEKGTVAKMKATCPKCHVVTQRERVQAQLRDKHSGSDDAILFAIAREGTNGKKDYFKPTARDFEAFNKAAEKAKSIHFEMPSFPQNDTRAFPPGPYGIKTWEDVLAPRQKFSRWIIHEIIEDALRGAQKKIHDKELFNALAACLYIAYSDNSQYHTSLCVWLSEGVKSIFIQGSGIPFRADFVESNPLSNNCDGLGYSVRSIQSALHLLTSTHPHPVSPLLANALDPVLPDESVDIIFTDPPYANQIPYAHLSDFFYGYLHLGLKERLAKSFAAGQTEKARELTENRAVSEGGVHDRQWYEYGMRQAFTQMKRIIREDGVASFVFAHKETDRWEALVSALCSSWLVYHGFLAYSHRTSSAYARSGLCGTRNQCTPCLPSTP